Proteins co-encoded in one Synechococcus elongatus PCC 6301 genomic window:
- a CDS encoding histidine phosphatase family protein encodes MVLRLYLVRHGETTASREGGYSGSGNPPLTEAGQQMAQALADTYADLNWQAAYVSPLLRAQETAQPLCQQAKLDMRIRDGLREIDFGIWENRTPDEVMASHQQDYLHWLAEPAWNPPTGGESAVVVASRVSLVIQEITETIADGNVLVVSHKATLRILLCNLLGIDLGRYRDRIAMPVASLSILSFNQHGPCLERLGDRSHLPLELRDRAGT; translated from the coding sequence ATGGTTTTAAGACTCTATCTCGTCCGCCACGGTGAAACGACCGCTAGCCGTGAAGGCGGCTACAGTGGCAGCGGCAATCCGCCGCTGACAGAAGCGGGGCAGCAGATGGCTCAGGCTTTAGCGGATACCTATGCTGATTTGAATTGGCAGGCTGCCTATGTCAGCCCGTTGCTACGGGCACAAGAAACTGCGCAACCCCTCTGTCAGCAGGCCAAGCTTGACATGCGGATTCGCGATGGACTGCGTGAGATCGACTTTGGCATTTGGGAGAACCGCACGCCGGATGAAGTCATGGCCAGTCATCAGCAGGACTATCTTCACTGGCTAGCGGAGCCTGCCTGGAATCCCCCCACGGGTGGCGAAAGTGCGGTGGTCGTCGCCAGTCGGGTCAGCCTCGTGATTCAGGAAATCACTGAGACGATCGCCGATGGAAATGTCCTTGTTGTCTCTCACAAAGCAACCCTGCGGATTCTGCTTTGTAACCTCTTGGGGATCGATCTGGGGCGTTACCGCGATCGCATTGCTATGCCAGTCGCCTCGCTCTCCATCCTGTCTTTCAATCAGCACGGGCCCTGTCTGGAACGCTTGGGCGATCGCAGTCATCTGCCACTGGAGTTGCGCGATCGCGCTGGAACTTAA
- a CDS encoding thiol-disulfide oxidoreductase DCC family protein produces MTGSIWQYTLLYDGGCPLCLREVRFLQGRDRQNRIQFVDIDAPDYAPEEHAGISYEQAMGRIHALRNDGVILQDVEVFRQLYAAIGLGWIYAPTRWPLLRSLIDWVYGLWADRRLALTGRPDLATLAADRQCRDRCQV; encoded by the coding sequence ATGACTGGCTCGATTTGGCAGTACACATTGCTCTACGACGGTGGCTGTCCACTCTGCTTACGCGAGGTTCGCTTTCTGCAAGGACGCGATCGCCAGAACCGCATCCAGTTTGTCGATATTGATGCACCGGACTATGCCCCCGAGGAGCATGCCGGGATCAGCTACGAGCAGGCCATGGGCCGAATCCATGCCCTTCGCAATGATGGTGTCATTCTGCAGGATGTGGAAGTTTTTCGGCAGCTTTACGCCGCGATTGGCCTCGGCTGGATCTACGCCCCAACGCGCTGGCCCCTCTTGCGATCGCTGATCGATTGGGTCTACGGGCTCTGGGCCGATCGCCGCTTAGCCCTCACAGGACGTCCAGATTTAGCAACCCTAGCGGCCGACCGTCAATGCCGCGATCGCTGTCAGGTCTGA
- the rsgA gene encoding small ribosomal subunit biogenesis GTPase RsgA: MTAALAGTVVAVQANFYRVQLHHPPANQPAMLLCTRRTRLLKTGQRVMVGDRVWVEEPDWQGQRGAIASVEPRSSELDRPAIANVDQILLVFAVAEPELEPLQLTRFLVTAESTGIPVQLCLSKCDLVTAGAIAAWQERLAQWGYQPLWLSQNQPERWPLLLKQLIGRMTVVAGPSGVGKSSLINRLIPDLELRTAKVSGKLGRGRHTTRHVELFELPQGGLLADSPGFNQPELICSDRELAQYFPEIRQRLAADRCQFHDCRHLEEPGCSIRGDWERYSHYQDLLEEAIAQTQQQNRSTQEDAGSKRKSADGGKLRYEPKLQSRRYRRDSRRSQHQSVAEALHNAELED, encoded by the coding sequence ATGACTGCTGCCTTAGCTGGAACGGTGGTAGCGGTTCAGGCGAACTTCTACCGTGTGCAACTTCACCATCCTCCGGCTAACCAACCTGCGATGTTGCTCTGTACTCGCCGGACAAGACTGCTGAAAACGGGGCAGCGGGTTATGGTGGGCGATCGTGTTTGGGTAGAAGAACCAGACTGGCAAGGGCAACGGGGCGCAATCGCGTCGGTTGAACCCCGAAGCAGTGAACTGGATCGCCCCGCGATCGCCAATGTCGATCAAATCCTGCTGGTTTTTGCAGTTGCCGAACCCGAACTCGAGCCGCTACAACTTACCCGTTTCTTGGTTACGGCAGAAAGCACGGGCATTCCAGTACAGCTCTGTCTGAGCAAATGTGATCTTGTGACAGCCGGTGCGATCGCGGCTTGGCAGGAACGATTGGCGCAATGGGGCTATCAACCTCTCTGGCTGAGTCAGAACCAACCGGAGCGTTGGCCCCTGCTGCTGAAGCAGCTAATCGGCCGGATGACAGTTGTTGCCGGTCCTTCTGGGGTCGGGAAATCCAGCCTGATCAATCGCTTAATCCCCGATCTAGAACTACGGACCGCTAAGGTTTCGGGCAAGCTGGGGCGCGGTCGCCATACAACTCGCCATGTGGAGTTATTTGAGCTACCTCAAGGTGGACTGCTGGCTGATAGTCCCGGCTTTAACCAACCTGAACTGATCTGTAGCGATCGCGAATTGGCCCAGTACTTTCCTGAAATTCGCCAGCGCTTGGCCGCAGACAGATGTCAGTTCCACGACTGCCGCCATCTGGAAGAACCGGGGTGCAGCATCCGAGGTGACTGGGAACGCTACAGCCACTACCAAGATCTGCTAGAAGAGGCGATCGCCCAAACCCAGCAACAAAACCGCAGTACCCAAGAAGATGCTGGCTCCAAACGCAAAAGTGCCGATGGCGGCAAGCTTCGCTACGAACCCAAGTTGCAAAGTCGACGCTACCGACGAGATTCGCGGCGATCGCAGCATCAGTCTGTAGCGGAAGCCTTGCACAATGCCGAGCTAGAAGACTAA
- a CDS encoding sulfurtransferase TusA family protein — protein sequence MSQPDDRLDLRGIVCPINFVRTKLKLEQMPAGSLLEVWLDAGEPVEQVPDSLRLEGYEVALLPPETEQPHRRLWVRSPEQPTA from the coding sequence ATGAGTCAGCCTGACGATCGCCTCGACCTCCGAGGCATTGTTTGCCCGATCAACTTTGTCCGCACCAAGTTGAAGCTAGAACAAATGCCGGCGGGTAGCTTGCTGGAGGTTTGGCTTGATGCGGGTGAGCCCGTTGAACAGGTGCCAGACAGCCTGCGTTTGGAGGGCTACGAAGTCGCGTTACTCCCGCCCGAGACCGAGCAGCCTCATCGCCGTCTCTGGGTGCGATCGCCGGAGCAGCCGACGGCATGA
- the dnaJ gene encoding molecular chaperone DnaJ has protein sequence MAADYYQLLGVARDADKDEIKRAYRRLARKYHPDVNKEPGAEDKFKEINRAYEVLSEPETRARYDQFGEAGVSGAGAAGFQDFGDMGGFADIFETFFSGFGGMGGQQASARRRGPTRGEDLRLDLKLDFRDAIFGGEKEIRVTHEETCGTCQGSGAKAGTRPQTCTTCGGAGQVRRATRTPFGSFTQVSVCPTCEGSGQMIVDKCDDCGGAGRLRRPKKLKINIPAGVDSGTRLRVANEGDAGLRGGPPGDLYVYLFVSEDTQFRREGINLFSTVTISYLQAILGCSLEVATVDGPTELIIPPGTQPNAVLTVEGKGVPRLGNPVARGNLLVTIKVEIPTKISAEERELLEKVVQIRGDRAGKGGIEGFFKGVFGG, from the coding sequence ATGGCTGCTGACTACTACCAACTGCTTGGCGTTGCTCGCGACGCAGACAAGGACGAAATTAAACGTGCTTATCGGCGTTTGGCTCGCAAGTACCATCCAGATGTGAACAAGGAGCCAGGCGCTGAAGACAAGTTCAAAGAAATCAACCGCGCCTACGAGGTGCTGTCGGAGCCTGAAACCCGCGCTCGCTACGACCAATTTGGGGAAGCGGGTGTCTCTGGTGCCGGAGCCGCTGGTTTCCAAGATTTTGGCGACATGGGTGGATTCGCTGACATCTTTGAAACCTTCTTCAGCGGGTTTGGAGGCATGGGCGGGCAACAAGCCTCCGCTCGCCGGCGCGGACCCACTCGGGGTGAAGACCTACGGCTGGATTTGAAACTGGATTTCCGAGATGCCATCTTTGGTGGCGAGAAAGAAATTCGGGTCACCCATGAAGAAACTTGCGGCACCTGTCAGGGGAGTGGGGCTAAGGCCGGAACCCGGCCGCAAACTTGTACGACCTGTGGTGGTGCAGGCCAAGTCCGACGAGCAACCCGGACGCCCTTCGGCAGCTTTACCCAAGTTTCAGTCTGTCCCACCTGCGAGGGCAGCGGGCAGATGATCGTTGATAAGTGCGATGACTGTGGCGGAGCAGGGCGTCTACGGCGGCCGAAGAAACTGAAGATCAATATTCCAGCTGGGGTGGATAGCGGTACGCGGCTGCGAGTAGCCAATGAAGGCGATGCGGGGCTGCGCGGTGGGCCGCCGGGCGACCTTTACGTCTATTTGTTCGTCAGTGAGGACACCCAGTTCCGGCGGGAAGGCATCAATCTCTTCTCCACCGTGACCATCAGCTACCTGCAAGCCATTTTGGGCTGCAGCCTAGAAGTTGCGACTGTAGACGGCCCCACCGAGCTGATCATTCCGCCCGGAACACAACCCAATGCCGTACTGACGGTGGAGGGCAAGGGCGTGCCACGACTGGGGAATCCGGTCGCTCGGGGCAATCTTTTGGTCACAATTAAGGTGGAAATTCCCACCAAAATTAGCGCTGAAGAACGCGAACTGTTGGAAAAAGTGGTGCAAATTCGCGGCGATCGCGCTGGAAAAGGAGGGATTGAAGGCTTCTTCAAAGGAGTCTTTGGCGGATGA
- the dnaK gene encoding molecular chaperone DnaK, whose product MGKVIGIDLGTTNSCVAVLEGGKPIIVTNREGDRTTPSIVAVGRKGDRIVGRMAKRQAVTNAENTVYSIKRFIGRRWEDTEAERSRVTYTCVPGKDDTVNVTIRDRVCTPQEISAMVLQKLRQDAETFLGEPVTQAVITVPAYFTDAQRQATKDAGAIAGLKVLRIVNEPTAAALSYGLDKLHENSRILVFDLGGGTLDVSILQLGDSVFEVKATAGNNHLGGDDFDAVIVDWLADNFLKAESIDLRQDKMAIQRLREASEQAKIDLSTLPTTTINLPFIATATVDGAPEPKHIEVELQREQFEVLASNLVQATIEPIQQALKDSNLTIDQIDRILLVGGSSRIPAIQQAVQKFFGGKTPDLTINPDEAIALGAAIQAGVLGGEVKDVLLLDVIPLSLGLETLGGVFTKIIERNTTIPTSRTQVFTTATDGQVMVEVHVLQGERALVKDNKSLGRFQLTGIPPAPRGVPQIELAFDIDADGILNVSARDRGTGRAQGIRITSTGGLTSDEIEAMRRDAELYQEADQINLQMIELRTQFENLRYSFESTLQNNRELLTAEQQEPLEASLNALASGLESVSNEAELNQLRQQLEALKQQLYAIGAAAYRQDGSVTTIPVQPTFADLIGDNDNGSNETVAIERNDDDATVTADYEAIE is encoded by the coding sequence ATGGGCAAGGTTATCGGCATCGACCTCGGCACAACCAATAGCTGTGTTGCAGTCCTCGAAGGTGGCAAGCCCATCATCGTGACGAATCGCGAGGGCGATCGCACAACTCCCAGTATCGTGGCGGTGGGTCGCAAGGGCGATCGCATCGTGGGTCGCATGGCCAAGCGCCAAGCTGTAACCAATGCTGAAAATACGGTCTACAGCATCAAGCGTTTCATTGGGCGGCGCTGGGAAGATACGGAAGCGGAGCGCAGCCGCGTGACCTACACCTGTGTACCGGGGAAAGACGACACCGTCAACGTCACCATCCGCGATCGCGTCTGTACCCCGCAAGAGATTTCGGCCATGGTGCTGCAGAAGCTGCGGCAGGATGCGGAGACATTTTTGGGGGAGCCAGTTACCCAAGCCGTGATTACGGTGCCGGCCTACTTTACCGATGCCCAACGTCAAGCCACGAAGGACGCTGGAGCGATCGCCGGACTAAAAGTGCTGCGGATCGTCAATGAGCCTACGGCTGCAGCTCTCTCTTACGGACTCGATAAGCTGCATGAAAATAGCCGCATTCTCGTTTTTGACTTGGGGGGCGGCACCCTCGATGTTTCGATTTTGCAGCTCGGCGATAGTGTCTTCGAGGTCAAAGCAACAGCAGGAAATAACCACTTAGGTGGGGATGACTTTGACGCTGTCATTGTTGACTGGTTAGCCGATAACTTTCTCAAGGCTGAGAGTATCGATCTCCGCCAGGACAAAATGGCGATTCAGCGGCTGCGAGAAGCTTCAGAGCAAGCCAAAATCGACCTCTCAACCCTGCCGACAACCACGATAAACTTGCCATTTATTGCCACCGCAACCGTCGATGGGGCACCAGAGCCGAAGCACATCGAAGTAGAACTACAGCGTGAGCAGTTTGAAGTCCTAGCGAGCAACTTAGTTCAAGCCACGATCGAGCCGATCCAACAGGCGCTCAAGGACAGTAACCTCACGATTGATCAAATCGATCGCATCCTGCTCGTTGGAGGATCGAGCCGCATTCCTGCGATTCAACAGGCGGTGCAGAAATTTTTTGGGGGAAAAACTCCTGACCTAACGATCAACCCGGATGAAGCGATCGCATTGGGGGCCGCTATCCAAGCTGGCGTCTTGGGCGGGGAAGTGAAAGATGTGTTGCTCCTCGATGTCATTCCGCTTTCTCTCGGCTTAGAAACCCTTGGTGGTGTGTTCACAAAAATCATTGAGCGGAACACGACAATTCCCACCAGTCGCACTCAGGTCTTTACAACAGCTACCGATGGCCAAGTCATGGTGGAAGTGCATGTCCTGCAAGGGGAGCGTGCCCTCGTCAAAGACAACAAGAGTTTGGGACGTTTCCAATTAACTGGCATTCCGCCAGCACCTCGGGGAGTTCCCCAAATTGAGCTGGCCTTCGATATTGATGCTGACGGCATTCTGAATGTCTCCGCCCGCGATCGCGGGACGGGCCGAGCGCAGGGCATCCGCATCACCAGCACAGGCGGCTTAACCAGCGATGAAATTGAGGCAATGCGACGCGATGCCGAACTCTATCAAGAAGCCGATCAAATTAATCTGCAGATGATTGAATTGCGGACGCAATTTGAGAACCTGCGCTACAGCTTCGAATCGACGCTGCAAAATAATCGCGAGCTGCTGACGGCAGAGCAACAAGAACCGCTTGAGGCCTCTCTCAACGCGCTGGCAAGCGGACTGGAGTCTGTCAGCAATGAGGCTGAACTCAACCAGCTCCGGCAGCAACTTGAGGCCCTGAAGCAGCAACTCTACGCGATTGGGGCCGCTGCTTACCGCCAAGATGGTTCTGTCACCACGATCCCCGTTCAGCCCACCTTTGCTGATTTAATCGGCGACAACGACAACGGTTCGAACGAAACCGTTGCCATCGAACGCAATGACGATGACGCAACTGTGACCGCTGACTACGAGGCGATTGAGTAG
- the grpE gene encoding nucleotide exchange factor GrpE: MSEHQTPPEEDLTVANGDSAEAVSEPDVTVASGQEAAELAAQLALVAADRDRLKTELDEQNSAYLRLAADFENFRRRTLKEREELELQSKRTTITELLPVIDNFDRARAQIKPQGEEAEAIHKSYQGLYKQLVDCLKRIGVSPMRAEGQPFDPSLHDAVLREETTEHPDGIVLEELQRGYLLGDLVLRHALVKVSIAAEENSAAVTE, from the coding sequence ATGAGCGAACATCAGACCCCTCCAGAGGAAGATCTGACTGTGGCCAATGGAGACTCGGCAGAGGCAGTGTCGGAGCCTGATGTCACGGTTGCTTCTGGGCAGGAGGCCGCAGAGTTGGCCGCTCAATTGGCTTTGGTTGCAGCTGATCGCGATCGCCTCAAGACTGAGTTGGATGAGCAGAACAGCGCCTATCTGCGTCTCGCGGCAGATTTTGAAAATTTCCGGCGTCGAACCTTGAAGGAACGAGAAGAGCTGGAGCTGCAGAGTAAGCGCACCACGATTACTGAACTACTACCGGTGATCGACAATTTTGATCGCGCCCGCGCCCAAATTAAGCCTCAGGGCGAAGAAGCGGAGGCGATTCACAAGAGCTACCAAGGGCTCTACAAGCAACTGGTCGATTGTTTGAAGCGTATCGGCGTCTCGCCGATGCGGGCTGAGGGCCAGCCCTTTGATCCCTCATTGCATGATGCAGTCCTACGGGAAGAGACGACGGAGCATCCGGATGGCATCGTGCTCGAGGAGCTACAACGAGGCTACCTCTTGGGCGATCTCGTCCTGCGCCATGCTCTGGTCAAAGTCTCGATTGCGGCAGAGGAAAATTCTGCAGCGGTAACAGAATAA
- a CDS encoding GspE/PulE family protein: protein MPDQPISPRYALIALNQFSSFGNKLVQAGFVDPEQLQTALVESRRSGQSLPQVISALTGQSLPPELMQQYRRQQLFELKILHGVESLNPDQGQYSEEVIHELIADLVPIETCRRHQLVPLERHEAPPRAVVAMVDPNNLDALDELNRLLRPRGYTLQRLVITLEDHERLIAGYLDQQLERQQAMQAKQLGDFSEELANLDNLELTEISVQEEDLAKALQEADDAPIVSLANKILLKALTEGASDIHVEPQEDGLRVRLRRDGVLHQEFGTLPKKIQPALTSRLKIMANLDIAERRVPQDGRIRRMFQGRKIDFRVNSLPSHFGEKICMRLLDNSATQLGLDQLITDEEALALVRDMGSRPYGLILVTGPTGSGKSTSLYSLLAERNDPAININTAEDPIEYTLPGLTQVQVLREKGMNFASILRAFMRQDPDVILVGETRDLETARTAIEAALTGHLVLTTLHANDAPSAIARLSEMGVEPYLVSGSLIGVVSQRLMRRVCPDCRVPYTPNPEELGRYGLSASQELDVTFYKAKTLTSDSLAQARSQGQVCRTCRGTGYKGRVGVYEVMRVNEVLQVAINQGLPTERLKEIAVEQGMKTLLSYSLELVRQGYTTFEEVDRVTFTDSGVEAELKAKRKLGLTCNACGAGLQPEWLDCPYCLTPRFGN from the coding sequence ATGCCAGACCAACCGATCTCTCCCCGTTACGCCCTGATTGCCCTCAATCAGTTTTCATCGTTTGGTAACAAGCTGGTTCAAGCGGGCTTTGTCGATCCCGAGCAACTACAGACAGCCCTGGTGGAAAGTCGCCGCAGCGGCCAGTCGCTGCCTCAAGTGATCTCAGCCCTCACTGGCCAGTCTTTGCCCCCCGAACTGATGCAGCAGTATCGGCGGCAGCAGTTGTTTGAACTCAAAATTCTGCACGGGGTCGAGTCGCTTAACCCAGACCAGGGGCAGTACTCCGAAGAGGTCATCCACGAGCTGATCGCTGACTTAGTGCCGATCGAAACCTGTCGCCGTCATCAACTCGTCCCCCTCGAACGCCATGAAGCGCCGCCGCGAGCCGTGGTCGCTATGGTCGACCCCAATAACCTCGATGCCTTGGACGAACTCAACCGGCTACTGCGACCCAGGGGCTACACCCTACAGCGGCTCGTGATTACCCTCGAGGATCACGAACGGCTGATTGCGGGCTATCTGGATCAGCAGCTGGAACGTCAGCAGGCTATGCAAGCCAAGCAGCTGGGGGATTTTTCCGAGGAGCTTGCGAACCTCGACAACTTAGAACTGACGGAAATTTCAGTCCAAGAAGAGGATCTTGCCAAGGCGTTGCAAGAGGCCGATGATGCGCCGATCGTGAGTCTCGCTAACAAAATCCTGCTGAAGGCTTTGACGGAAGGCGCTTCCGATATCCACGTCGAGCCCCAGGAAGACGGGCTACGAGTGCGACTGCGACGAGATGGAGTCTTGCACCAAGAATTTGGGACGCTTCCCAAAAAAATTCAACCCGCCCTGACCTCTCGGCTAAAGATCATGGCCAATCTGGACATCGCCGAGCGGCGGGTCCCTCAAGATGGCCGCATTCGACGCATGTTCCAAGGCCGCAAGATCGACTTCCGGGTCAACAGCCTCCCTAGTCACTTCGGTGAAAAGATTTGTATGCGGTTGCTGGACAACTCAGCAACCCAATTGGGTTTAGACCAGTTGATTACTGATGAAGAAGCGTTGGCCTTGGTGCGTGACATGGGTAGTCGCCCCTATGGTCTCATTCTCGTAACAGGCCCTACGGGGTCTGGAAAGTCGACGAGCCTGTACTCGCTGCTGGCGGAGCGCAATGATCCGGCGATCAATATCAACACCGCTGAAGACCCGATCGAGTACACCTTGCCCGGGCTGACCCAAGTGCAGGTTCTCCGGGAGAAAGGCATGAACTTTGCCTCAATTCTCCGGGCCTTCATGCGGCAGGATCCCGATGTGATTCTGGTGGGTGAAACGCGCGATTTGGAAACGGCCCGCACGGCGATTGAAGCGGCCTTGACCGGCCACTTAGTCTTGACAACCCTGCATGCGAACGATGCTCCGAGTGCGATCGCGAGGCTGAGTGAAATGGGAGTGGAGCCCTACCTAGTCTCGGGGTCACTGATTGGGGTGGTCTCGCAACGTTTGATGCGCCGCGTCTGCCCCGACTGTCGTGTTCCCTACACCCCCAACCCAGAAGAACTAGGTCGCTATGGACTGTCGGCGAGTCAGGAGCTGGATGTCACCTTTTATAAGGCCAAAACATTGACGTCGGATTCGCTGGCTCAGGCGCGATCGCAGGGACAGGTTTGCAGAACTTGTCGTGGGACTGGCTACAAGGGCCGCGTCGGGGTTTATGAGGTGATGCGGGTCAATGAAGTGCTTCAGGTGGCGATCAACCAAGGACTCCCGACTGAACGCCTCAAGGAAATTGCGGTGGAGCAGGGGATGAAAACCTTACTCTCCTACAGCTTGGAGTTGGTCCGTCAGGGATACACCACCTTTGAGGAAGTTGACCGGGTGACCTTTACCGATTCTGGCGTGGAGGCCGAACTCAAGGCCAAGCGCAAACTAGGCCTGACCTGCAACGCCTGTGGGGCGGGTCTGCAACCCGAATGGCTGGACTGCCCCTATTGTCTGACGCCCCGCTTTGGGAACTAA
- a CDS encoding type IV pilus twitching motility protein PilT has product MELMVEDLMEKLVEMGGSDLHLSVGLPPYFRISGKLTPIGDEPMGEEQCQRLIFSMLNNTQRKMLERNWELDCSYGIRGLARFRVNVYKDKGTYAACLRALSAKVPVFNDLGLPQVVREMSEKPRGLILVTGPTGSGKTTTLAAVIELINRSRAEHIITVEDPIEFVYQPAKSIIHQRQLGEDTKSFANALRAALREDPDIILVGEMRDLETIQLAITAAETGHLVFGTLHTSSAAQTVDRIIDVFPAEKQTQVRVQLSNSLIAVFSQTLVQKRNARPGSFGRVLAQEIMIVTPAISNLIREGKTAQIYSQIQTGGKLGMQTLEKALADLYKAGEITFEAAASKTSKPDEMQRLIGNVPVAA; this is encoded by the coding sequence ATGGAGCTGATGGTTGAAGACCTGATGGAAAAGCTGGTGGAGATGGGTGGATCTGACCTTCACCTTTCCGTTGGTCTGCCGCCCTATTTTCGAATTAGTGGCAAACTGACACCGATCGGCGATGAGCCGATGGGCGAAGAACAGTGCCAACGCCTGATTTTCAGCATGTTGAACAACACGCAACGCAAAATGCTGGAGCGGAACTGGGAGTTAGACTGCTCCTACGGCATCCGTGGTCTAGCTCGGTTTCGGGTCAACGTCTATAAAGACAAGGGAACCTATGCGGCCTGTTTGCGGGCACTCAGTGCCAAGGTCCCAGTGTTTAACGATCTCGGCCTGCCACAGGTTGTCCGGGAAATGAGCGAGAAACCGCGAGGGCTGATCCTAGTGACAGGGCCCACGGGTTCAGGCAAGACCACAACTTTGGCTGCAGTGATTGAACTAATCAATCGCAGCCGTGCTGAACATATCATCACGGTTGAAGACCCAATTGAGTTTGTCTATCAACCGGCAAAAAGTATCATCCACCAGCGTCAGCTGGGTGAGGATACCAAGAGTTTTGCCAACGCGCTGCGAGCTGCCCTGCGGGAAGACCCTGACATTATCCTCGTGGGTGAGATGCGGGACTTGGAAACGATCCAGTTGGCAATCACTGCTGCAGAGACCGGCCACCTTGTCTTTGGTACCTTACACACCAGCTCTGCAGCCCAAACCGTTGACCGGATTATTGACGTTTTCCCGGCTGAAAAACAGACACAGGTGCGGGTGCAACTCTCGAACTCTCTGATTGCAGTTTTTAGTCAGACCCTAGTACAGAAACGCAATGCTCGTCCGGGCAGTTTTGGCCGAGTCTTGGCTCAGGAAATTATGATTGTGACGCCGGCAATCTCGAACTTGATTCGGGAAGGGAAAACGGCGCAGATCTATTCCCAAATTCAGACGGGTGGCAAGTTGGGAATGCAGACGCTCGAAAAAGCGCTGGCAGACCTCTACAAAGCAGGTGAAATTACCTTTGAAGCAGCTGCATCCAAAACGTCGAAGCCTGACGAGATGCAACGACTCATCGGTAATGTTCCGGTTGCTGCATAG
- a CDS encoding type II secretion system F family protein: protein MPTYVAQVRDSRGALRKQRIQAGNVREARVGSRQQGFLVQSIDESAGLSLGGLSSFNLEEATSKVTVKDMALFSRQLSSLVDAGVPIVRALGLLTEQTRNPKLRKTLKQINIDVQEGLNLSDSMRKFPKVFDGLYVAMIQAGETGGVLDDVLNRLSKLLEDMSRLRNQMKSAMTYPMAVFVTAILVFLGMTIFIIPTFAGIFEDQGAELPGFTLLLLSISQLLRTPIFWGFFLIFLFGSIFVFKQYYSTPPGRLSVDNLVLRLPVLGEMIQKAATARFCRTFGSLTRAGVPIMTALEIVRDTAGNQAIARSIDAARMEVQTGGMMSVALSRYRVFPLMALSMITIGEETGELDTMVNKVADFYEDEVEQAVKGLTSLLEPIMIVLVGGIVGSILLAMYLPMFSIFDQIKG, encoded by the coding sequence ATGCCGACATATGTTGCTCAGGTTCGTGATAGCCGAGGAGCTCTTCGCAAGCAGCGCATCCAAGCAGGAAATGTTCGTGAAGCGCGGGTTGGATCGCGCCAGCAAGGGTTTTTGGTTCAGTCAATCGATGAGTCTGCTGGATTGTCTCTGGGCGGGTTAAGTAGTTTTAATCTCGAAGAAGCGACGAGTAAGGTCACTGTCAAAGACATGGCCCTTTTCTCGCGGCAGCTTTCATCCTTGGTCGATGCGGGGGTTCCAATTGTTAGAGCCCTAGGATTGCTGACTGAACAGACACGTAATCCCAAGCTTCGTAAAACCCTGAAGCAGATTAATATCGATGTGCAAGAGGGCTTAAATCTCTCGGACTCGATGCGTAAGTTCCCGAAAGTTTTCGATGGTCTCTACGTAGCGATGATTCAAGCTGGAGAGACAGGTGGCGTCTTAGATGACGTCCTCAACCGGCTTTCCAAACTACTGGAAGATATGTCGAGATTGCGCAACCAGATGAAGTCTGCAATGACTTATCCGATGGCAGTCTTTGTGACTGCAATTCTTGTGTTTTTAGGGATGACTATTTTTATCATCCCAACCTTTGCAGGAATTTTTGAAGACCAAGGAGCGGAGTTGCCTGGCTTCACATTGCTGTTGCTGTCAATTAGCCAGCTATTGAGAACACCGATCTTTTGGGGCTTCTTCCTGATCTTTCTATTTGGATCAATCTTTGTCTTTAAACAATACTATTCAACTCCACCTGGCCGCCTCAGTGTAGACAACCTAGTGCTACGCCTGCCAGTTTTGGGAGAGATGATTCAGAAGGCTGCCACAGCTCGCTTCTGCCGAACCTTTGGTTCACTCACAAGGGCAGGGGTGCCGATTATGACTGCTCTTGAAATCGTGCGAGATACCGCAGGGAATCAGGCGATCGCTCGCTCAATCGATGCAGCCCGGATGGAAGTACAGACTGGCGGCATGATGAGTGTGGCACTGTCGAGATATCGGGTCTTCCCCTTGATGGCTCTCAGCATGATTACGATTGGGGAAGAGACGGGTGAACTTGACACCATGGTAAACAAAGTGGCTGACTTCTATGAAGATGAAGTCGAGCAAGCGGTCAAGGGTTTGACCAGTTTGCTAGAGCCGATCATGATTGTGCTGGTAGGCGGTATTGTCGGCTCGATTTTGCTGGCGATGTATCTGCCAATGTTCAGCATTTTCGACCAGATTAAGGGGTAA